DNA from Drosophila busckii strain San Diego stock center, stock number 13000-0081.31 chromosome 2R, ASM1175060v1, whole genome shotgun sequence:
TGCAACTAGTCCATTGGGAGTGGGAGGGAGCGGGGACTGCCCTTCGCTAgggcataatttatgcattggtCACTGGCAGCCATAAATTGGCAGCTTTtatggctaaaaataaacacgaCTGTAGAACCAGATTCAGGTTCAGCGGCAGCTTCAGCCTCAGCTGCAGTTTTAGTTGCGGTCCTGACCTTGAGGCAGTTGCCAGTGAATGGAACGGGCCTGCATAACGGAAGAACCCCAAACGACAGATGACAGCCTAAATGGACTGGGGATGTGGCTGCTACAAAGACTGCAGCTTCTACTACactgtaaaaatttaaaattcttagccaaatgcatatttaaatatattaatagaaTTATTGTATATTCTAGAAGTGACAAagtagaaatttaaatttaaaaaatatggtttatattcaaaatataattttcaataagacaagattatgcaaaaaatatagttgaattgaaaaaattacaaaaatttaacaacattCAATTGTTGATATCTCtgtttaattcaaaaatttctaTCATTTTACGACGAAGGCAATGGGATTGGAATTATGGATCTTGTATTACCAACAGCGTATAAATAAGTTCTGCAAtgacttataaataaataaataaataaatttgtaataaaactTCTTAAGCATAAAACAGACTTTCAATATGAGAAACACTTTTGAAATAGTTTAAGttgcttaaacaaaattttgttataaagtTAGGAAAGTGCGCATGAttaaactgcaaatattttctcaCGGTGTATTAACTGATATTGATGGCTAGctggcaattaaaacaaacaggCAGAGGGCTTAACACAAGAATCGCTCACAGCTTGAACTTGTGTAGTGCAACTGATACTGAGCTCGGGACCGGGACCGGGACCTAGggtaagaaaatatttattagcgcATCCTCCATATTGAGACAGAGACTTGTGGAACGTGTATTGAGGCTCAAggacagcagcaagcagcaagtaaaTTCCGGCTTGCGGTTCTTTTTAGCATCTGCTATAAAAACCCATGAGATGTTGCTTCAAAGGCAACAGTTCCACTCAACAAGTCAACGAAGTTGCAGCGAAGTCTTGGCTCTGACCAAAAGTCCTGCCAGTCGTTGTCGTTAAGAACTCTGAAATTCAACAAACCACCAGCAAGATGCGCTTGTTCTTGCTTAgtctggtgctggtgctgggaGCACGGGCACATAGCATTGGTTATCGCACCAATTTGTACGCCTATGCGCCAGCGCGTGGTGAGTTTCCCGTAAGCAGTGGGCTGGCTCCTGGCTACCTGCGCTACTTGGATCAGACGGGTGCGGAGCGCTTGGTGGCCTTTAACTACCCGGATCCGCTTTATGGCATACGCAGcgaagccgccgccgccgtaaAGAGTAGCCCAAGCAGTCCCGATTATTTGTCTCTGTTCCGCGCCTGGTGCGAGCAACGCTACAATGCGCTGCGTGTGGAGCTGGAGCGTGTGCGTGCGGAGGGCAAGCAGCCCACGCCAAGTATGCTGGCGCAGTATGAGCCGCTGGAGCAGATTATCAAACAGAATGCCTTTGAAGCAGTGCCCGGCTTGAGTCCCGAGGTGCAGCGAGCTCGTGATGAGCATTTGCGCATCTGGAACGCGGCCAGGCTGCAGGTGCTGCAAGCCGAAAAGTCGCCAGTGTatcagcaagagcagcagcgcatagaACTCAAATCGCAGCCAGCCACAAACTTTGCTGCAATCGAAACAACTCCCGTTCAAATCCAGCCACAGACCCAGACGCAACCCCAAGCTGTGCAGGAGACGCAGGAAGTGCTGCGTGCACGTGAGGAGCATCTGAAGCGCTATCAGgaggcactgcagcagcagccaacagcagagCAGCCACAAGCTCAACCAGTTCAACCAGCGCCCTTTGCCAAGACCAACATTGAGCCCGCCAAGCCAGTGGAGGAGACCGCCGAAGTGAAGCGTGCGCGTGAAGAGCATTTGCGGCAATATCAGGAGGCgctgcagcgacaacaacaaagtgaaGAAAAGCAACCACAATACCAAGTGATTGCTGCGCCTTTGCCCACTGCTGCCATCAAGAGCCAACTGCCCGCCAGCAACATCAAAGTGCAcgagcaacagttgcagctgctgaacAAGGACAAGCTCATCGCTGAGGACAAGGTAGCCGACATTGAAGACAAAATACGCTATGAGGAGCGCGAGCAGCTAGCCGAACGTCGTCGTGAGCAGGAACAGCGTGAGCTGGAGCAACGCCAGGCAGAACTGGAGCGTCAACGCGAGGCAATGCGTCTAAGCGAGGAGCAACAACTGCTGGAGACCGAACGCattgcgctgcagcagcaagagcaggcGCGTCTGGAAGccgagcagctggagcaagcGACACTGCTGCAGTCGGAGCAGCCAAGCTACAAGGCAACGCCCGCTCCCGGCAAGCCACAGCCCGCTCAATCGCcagcgcagtcgcagccacagctgatcacacaacagcaacaggtgCAGAACGGTTTCTTTCTACGCATACAAGCTGGCGAGGCACAGCCTGCGGTTGTAGGCACGCCCATTGCCAATGCCGAGAGCTACTTGCTGGCCGAGCACAGTCAGAATCCCTTCCTGCTGCGCTACATTCAACACTCACCGCAGGCTCAAGCGCAGGTCAAGTTCAGCAACGagaaggcagcagctgctatttccagcaccagcaccagctccAGCGCTAGCGCCAGCTCCAATTCGATTAGTGAGCTAGAGCAGGCTACACGTGAGCACTTCAAGGCGCATGCGATTGCGTTGGAGCAACTGCGTCTGgccaatcagcagcagccacaggtGCTGGCTGTGCCCTGCGGTGAAAAGCATGAACGCTCCTTTCCGTATTAAATTCTTGCAcaattcagcagcagcattcgaTATTCCAACTCGCACTCAATTTTTTAACTAGATCTAAGCTATTCGTATTCGCTTTTGTATTcattcacattcacacacaagcatacTCATACTCGTACACCTGCAGCACTAGGCGATgcacacacccacccacacatacatatacatatataaatatctgCAGCAACTATATATTGTTTCGATTCGTTAAGTtgaattgcatgcaaaatatataaaagtgaaatgaaatgaaaacggGGGTTTTATTCCAGTATTTTACTTTCAATACTCTTTTACTTACTTTAGAACAATTTTAATCAAGCTAGCCTTCAGTATAGCTCACTGGTGAATACCTAGTAACCTCTGTAATTAAAGAAGTAAGAGCCGGTCAGTAGCTTTGGTCACCCGATCAGttatacaaaacataaatgaaatttacatCGGGAtttcatttaacaataatcacagtaattaattcaatactaattagtaataaattcagcattgtttattattctaaaacaataacaaaatagcTTAGCGTTGGTGAATTTACTGCATGCTTTTGAGTGATGAAATCACCAACAAAATCACTTCTTATAGGGATCCCCTATTGGGAGCCACTTTAGAAGGCGTCGTGTTTGAGGATCTGTGTGATTATTTAATCGCTTCAGCCCATTCCTGCGGGACATCCTCAATACTCCCAAGACCTGCCAACTcagcatttattattcaaaGGGTTAAAATACTCTGTTTCGAATCAGGTTAAGTTATTTTATACGacaataaatgatttaattgtGCATAGTTTAGCCGCTTATGAAGTTCTTGCTTATACAATCAGCTGGCGGCTGCGATTTGATTATCGTTTACCACTGCCACCAGACAAAGGAAGTTGTGCTACCATGAACAGTTAGTTTCAAGAGAACGTTCTCATGCAAATTTTCGTGTTGACTTTTAGACTGTCGCCAGTTTGTCGCCGTTGAAATcaaaatgcgcataaaatgCGTATTTGCGTATACGCAAACTGGAGCAGCAGATCATCAGATGAAGCAGCTGTAGCAGCCATAGATTATACAGATTATATGGCAAATATGCCGCTAGACTCGGCACTTGACTTGAGCGTGTTGCATTCAACTGGCCGCAGGGGCaggtaaaaattaaatatgcttaaaacGGTACAAAATGTTGAATGTATAAATTGAGGCAGCTCATAAAACATGCaggaaaatttgcatatgcccGAACAGGgtgctcaaaataaaaactataactataattgtttttgatttacatttattattcaacagcttaaataaaaatgaaatttataaatttaaaattaactgcaTTGCTCATGGTTATCGAAGACTCAAACTATCAGCTGCAATTAAGTATTAAGTTACTCACATCAAGCAGCGccagaattaaatttatttttactctcactttttataaaaaattctattcaAGCGCTTATTACACCTGCATGTTGCTCTTATTGCAGCACCCTGTGCTTACGCTTATACATAAATCACACGCCACCTACTCACTGACCTAGCTCAACACCAGCCAGCGCCAAACGGTGTaaaaaatcacaacaacaagaacaacaacactgGGCATAACACTAGCAGCAGTCGCGCCATAACTGTTAGCTATCATTTGACGATTTGATAGGCAGCACTGCGATTACGTGTCGTATGAGTAATCAACGCTAGAGCGTGTGGCTTGCGCGCTTGTgactaattttaaaatgtgtgcTAAAGTGCCAAGATGTCAAAGAAGCTGTTTGCCCATATAAAGGCATGTGCCATTGTAGAAGATGTTCGCGCTGCAGCAATTGATAAGAGAGAACAAAGTTTATCACATAGAAGGGCAAACGCCGGATGTTGCTTAGTAATAGCAGCGCCAAAGTCCGCCATTGACTCATCAGAAGTGGGTAGAAGTGTAGATTGGGGTGAGTTGATTGGATAGgtgcaacaaattaacaaaataggAAATacgcaaaatcaaattttgtagtatttgttgcaattattttataaaaaatcatGCTTAATACTTTACATTGTTGAGCTTATCTTTATGCTAagtataaatttgcattaatccATTCTGgaattgttaagcaaatttaaattccacATAACCAGGCCTCATTCTCTTCACTAATTTCTCTTCACCAATCAAATCGACACACTAATGGTCGATACATACTTAATTTATGATGTCTAGCCTAATCACTGGCTGAATATAGCATATGTCTaatcaaatgccaaatttGATTTGGTTTGGCTGATGCAAGAGCGAACAATTCGCTGAGCAGACAACAATCATTTGTCTGCTCTGATAAATGGGGTTAACAATGATAAGTTGGccttctaaataaaaatagtgcGCAGTACGCTTGACATTAACATGCAGACTGATGTTGGCTATTGATTTTGATAGCAAAAAtgcttcattttaattttagtaaatgcaacaaatgtatttttaattgcaggcaGCTCCAATTGAAGCGTTAGTCTAAGCTATGTAGTTAATCTTTATTTTCAtagtgtgtttgtttatttaaacgtTAAGCCCTAATTAAActagtttcaattaaaattgaaatttaaaactatcgtgtgtatacataaaatatatatttgttacaaATTGCGGCCGCTTATTTAATTTCCAGGTAAGCAATAATCCATACTCGCCGCTGATTAAAGGCAGCGTTATATTTTGCGGATCGTAATAAAAGTCTCTGACCCATTGCTTGCCCTGTGACAAACAGACGGTTAAAAGATTAAGTTTAAAAGCTGTTGAGCTATTCACACTTACCGTATACGGGCAATTGTGATTGATGGTGGAGAAGTTTCTAACGATTTGCCAAAACATTTTGAACACAGCGTGTCGCTGTTGTCTAATGAAAACGCAGGCATCTATGGTGTAGTTGAAGATCCAGGGCTTGTAGCCAGTCGAGTCTCTACGCTGTAGCTCTAGTCTTAAGTCAACATTATGCGCCGGATGCAGTAGCTCGAGCTCAACGTTCAGCGTGGTTACATTTCGACTTATGGCACGCAGGCGACAACGTTGTATGGTGACCCAGGATTTGTTTTGCGATTCACACACGGCGTTTGTCATTTTGCAAAAGGCAGCCAGCTGCAAGTAGCATACTAGTTATAGTTACTATTCAAACTATAGAGTTTAGACACGCCTACATTTAGTGCCGCCATAGTTAATAGCAATGCGgctggcaacaaaattttcaacATGGCTTTGCAGCGCTTAGCAGTAAACTGAGCACAGTTTTGTTCTATTCAAAAATacacattaattttatattagagtgcagcgcataatttacttttaatgaTATTAGCAGCTGCATCAAATACGATTATTAGCTAATTGCTTTCTAATGTGTATTtccaaatataattatgtgcaagtaaatataatttatactcTAGATTGTTGCGCACTTAATTTcatcataattaattaattaatttcagcttAACCATAAAAGCTAAACGCCGCTCAGGTGCTTCCCCCCCAAGCAGATTGAGTTGTGCTAACaatggcattttatttttgttttctttttctacGGAACTGCGTCGTCTGATAAGACAtatagctctatatatatctatgtgtataaataaactgctgctactacaattgcaaattgctgatATTGAAATTTCCACAattctatttgttgttgtcttaggTTTTTCAGCGGAATTGGCTTTTGTTATTCTTggctattaataaattataatttgagcTATTTCTGTCTTTGCTGGGGTTTATTTTTGGACACTCCATGCGACGCATTAACCGTGGGTTGCTAACCATACGCTAAGTGTCTGCAAAGTCAGCTGATAAGCTCTGTTTACACGCGGTTATAAGAATTGAGCAAGTGGCTATATGTGTGTAGATATAGACACGACTACTCACTAATTGGCGCCTagagtttgtttaaattttgtgcatgCTTGAACTTGTCTGCGCTTATCAttagccaaacaaacaaacgaggGCTATAACTGAtaagatatacatatagtatatactatatagtagGTCTTTGGCAGATTTTCTAATTGCTTCGCGGAATACTTGTACTCAATTTTATGACAAGACATTGACAAATAGACGTTGACCAATAACGTAGATTTTAGTCACATTTATGGCTTATTAAAGGTAAACATTAGTTCTTGTAATTCTGTCAAGTGTTTACTACAAGTTACGTCTAGCTCATATCGGTCGACCAACTATTGCCCATTTAAGCGAAATATTGCCCTAGagattatataaataatggtCTGATTTTAGCTATATcacattgtttgtttgtttgctcgtCTATGgctat
Protein-coding regions in this window:
- the LOC108594726 gene encoding putative mediator of RNA polymerase II transcription subunit 26, giving the protein MRLFLLSLVLVLGARAHSIGYRTNLYAYAPARGEFPVSSGLAPGYLRYLDQTGAERLVAFNYPDPLYGIRSEAAAAVKSSPSSPDYLSLFRAWCEQRYNALRVELERVRAEGKQPTPSMLAQYEPLEQIIKQNAFEAVPGLSPEVQRARDEHLRIWNAARLQVLQAEKSPVYQQEQQRIELKSQPATNFAAIETTPVQIQPQTQTQPQAVQETQEVLRAREEHLKRYQEALQQQPTAEQPQAQPVQPAPFAKTNIEPAKPVEETAEVKRAREEHLRQYQEALQRQQQSEEKQPQYQVIAAPLPTAAIKSQLPASNIKVHEQQLQLLNKDKLIAEDKVADIEDKIRYEEREQLAERRREQEQRELEQRQAELERQREAMRLSEEQQLLETERIALQQQEQARLEAEQLEQATLLQSEQPSYKATPAPGKPQPAQSPAQSQPQLITQQQQVQNGFFLRIQAGEAQPAVVGTPIANAESYLLAEHSQNPFLLRYIQHSPQAQAQVKFSNEKAAAAISSTSTSSSASASSNSISELEQATREHFKAHAIALEQLRLANQQQPQVLAVPCGEKHERSFPY
- the LOC108594727 gene encoding uncharacterized protein LOC108594727; the protein is MTNAVCESQNKSWVTIQRCRLRAISRNVTTLNVELELLHPAHNVDLRLELQRRDSTGYKPWIFNYTIDACVFIRQQRHAVFKMFWQIVRNFSTINHNCPYTLLHLMICCSSLRIRKYAFYAHFDFNGDKLATV